A DNA window from Choloepus didactylus isolate mChoDid1 chromosome 9, mChoDid1.pri, whole genome shotgun sequence contains the following coding sequences:
- the LOC119544556 gene encoding 60S ribosomal protein L24-like: MKVELCSFSGYKIYPGHGRRYARTDGKVFQFLNAKCESAFLSKRNPRQINWTVLYRRKHKKGQSEEIQKKRTRRAVKFQRAITGASLADIMAKRNQKPEVRKAPREQAIRAAKEAKKAKQASKKTAMAAAKAPTKAAPKQKIVKPVKVSAPRVGGKR, encoded by the coding sequence ATGAAGGTCGAGCTTTGCAGTTTCAGTGGGTACAAGATCTATCCTGGACATGGGAGGCGCTACGCCAGGACCGACGGGAAGGTTTTCCAATTCCTTAATGCAAAATGCGAGTCGGCATTCCTTTCCAAGAGGAACCCTCGGCAGATAAACTGGACTGTCCTCTACAGAAGAAAGCATAAAAAGGGTCAGTCGGAagaaattcagaagaaaagaaCTCGCCGTGCAGTTAAATTCCAGAGGGCTATCACTGGTGCATCTCTTGCTGATATTATGGCCAAGAGGAATCAGAAACCCGAAGTTAGAAAGGCTCCACGAGAACAAGCTATCAGGGCTGCCAAAGAAgcaaaaaaggctaagcaagcATCTAAAAAGACAGCAATGGCTGCTGCAAAGGCTCCCACAAAGGCAGCACCTAAACAAAAGATTGTGAAGCCTGTGAAGGTTTCTGCTCCCCGAGTTGGTGGAAAACGCTAA